A genomic region of Arachis stenosperma cultivar V10309 chromosome 9, arast.V10309.gnm1.PFL2, whole genome shotgun sequence contains the following coding sequences:
- the LOC130950500 gene encoding uncharacterized protein LOC130950500: MSGGVGPTSDISLPKEEEVVHKEQQDHSLKNSKNASKSVTTTRRVGFLSFRQLNCLAVGIVLSASGMVSPEDFGFVVFSIFYMYFIAKVAFPPLHPSKEAQVFSPQNKVLKLYVLVGAIIGLYAPIAYILEGIFEGDKEGIKAAAPHVFLLASQVFMEGVAFSGRFSTPIRAFVPVFYNSRRIFSIVDWLRSEIYKINEEHSGSDRRVYVGRALAVANMAFWCFNLFGFLLPVYLPRVFKLYYSAPKDN; the protein is encoded by the coding sequence ATGTCGGGTGGGGTCGGTCCAACGAGTGATATTAGCCTACCAAAGGAAGAAGAAGTTGTCCACAAAGAACAACAAGACCACTCGCTCAAGAACAGCAAGAATGCCTCGAAAAGCGTCACCACGACGCGCAGGGTTGGATTCCTCTCTTTCCGGCAGCTAAATTGTTTGGCAGTGGGGATAGTCCTATCAGCAAGCGGCATGGTTAGCCCCGAAGACTTTGGCTTCGTTGTGTTCTCCATATTCTACATGTACTTCATCGCAAAGGTTGCTTTTCCACCTCTTCATCCATCAAAGGAAGCACAAGTTTTCAGCCCTCAAAACAAGGTCCTGAAGCTTTACGTTCTGGTTGGTGCCATCATTGGATTATATGCTCCCATAGCGTATATCTTGGAAGGTATCTTTGAGGGCGACAAGGAAGGTATCAAGGCAGCAGCACCCCATGTATTCCTGTTGGCAAGTCAAGTTTTCATGGAAGGCGTTGCATTCTCGGGGAGATTCTCAACACCAATAAGGGCATTTGTACCCGTGTTCTACAACTCAAGGAGGATCTTCAGCATTGTGGATTGGCTTAGGAGTGAGATCTACAAGATCAATGAGGAGCACAGTGGGTCTGATAGGAGGGTGTATGTTGGGAGGGCTCTTGCAGTGGCTAACATGGCCTTCTGGTGCTTCAACTTGTTTGGCTTTCTCTTGCCTGTTTATCTTCCAAGAGTTTTCAAGCTCTATTACTCTGCTCCCAAGGACAACTAA
- the LOC130948458 gene encoding short-chain dehydrogenase TIC 32, chloroplastic-like produces MWPFNRKGPSGFSSSSTAEEVTAGIDATGLTAIVTGASSGIGSETARVLALRGAHVVMGVRNLTAAKQVQQSILKDNPSAKLDAMELDLSSMESVKKFASQYKSSGRPLNILINNAGIMACPFTLSKDNIELQFATNHIGHFLLTNLLLDTMKKTSRQSKREGRIVNVSSEAHRLTYSEGIRFDKINDESSYHSWRAYGQSKLANILHANQLTTLLKEDGADITANSLHPGTIATNLFRHMGVANGIVNAIGRLVLKNVQQGAATTCYVALHPQVKGVSGKYFSDSNLSKTTSHGTDADLAKKLWDFSMNLIK; encoded by the exons ATGTGGCCGTTCAACAGAAAAGGGCCTTCTGGattctcatcttcttctaccgCCGAAGAGGTCACCGCAGGCATCGATGCTACTGGCCTCACTGCCATCGTCACAGGAGCCAGCAGTGGAATTGGCTCTGAGACTGCGCGTGTTCTTGCTTTGCGCGGTGCTCATGTCGTTATGGGGGTCAGAAACTTGACGGCTGCTAAACAAGTTCAACAATCAATACTCAAGGACAATCCCTCAGCCAAACTTGATGCCATGGAGTTAGATCTCAGTTCAATGGAATCTGTCAAGAAATTTGCATCACAATATAAATCCTCTGGTCGTCCTCTCAACATATTAAT AAACAATGCTGGAATTATGGCATGCCCCTTCACGCTCTCCAAAGACAACATTGAACTACAGTTTGCCACAAATCACATCG GTCATTTTCTTTTGACAAATCTTTTGTTGGATACAATGAAGAAAACATCACGGCAGAGtaagagagaaggaagaattGTTAATGTGTCCTCCGAGGCTCACCGTTTAACTTATTCTGAAGGAATTCGTTTTGACAAAATCAACGACGAATCAAG TTACCACAGCTGGCGTGCTTATGGGCAGTCCAAGCTAGCAAACATCTTACATGCTAATCAACTCACAACACTTCTTAAG GAAGACGGGGCTGATATTACTGCGAATTCTCTTCATCCGGGAACCATTGCCACCAACCTTTTCCGTCATATGGGTGTGGCCAATG GTATAGTTAATGCAATTGGGAGACTTGTGCTTAAAAATGTCCAGCAG GGAGCAGCAACAACATGCTATGTAGCATTGCACCCACAAGTGAAGGGAGTTAGTGGCAAATACTTCTCTGATAGCAATCTGTCCAaaacaacctcccatggaactGATGCTGATTTGGCTAAGAAACTCTGGGATTTCAGTATGAATTTGATCAAGTAG
- the LOC130948503 gene encoding mitogen-activated protein kinase kinase kinase YODA-like: MPIRWANPFSNSKETKKKASKESFIGTLHRKFKTPSEGRLGSRSGGPGRRCNDTISEMGDRSPAESRSPSPSKVARCQSFAERPHAQPLPLPGLHPSSIGRVDSEISISSKSRLEKSSKPSFLPLPRPACMRGRTNPSDLDGDMVASISSDGSADSDDQTESRNRSPLATDTDTGTRTAAESPSSMMLKDQPSVVSQLNSREAKKPVNILSNHMSSTSPKQRPLRNHVPNLQVPPHGAFYSAPDSSLSSPSRSPLRAFGTDQVLNSAFSAGKPYPEFNLAGSGHCSSPGSGHNSGHNSMGGDMSGQLFWQPSRGSPEYSPVPSPRMTSPGPSSRIQSGAVTPIHPRAGGTPTESQTSWADDGKQQSHRLPLPPLTITNSSPFSHSNSAATSPSMPRSPARAENPVSPGSRWKKGKLIGRGTFGHVYVGFNNDSGEMCAMKEVTLFSDDAKSLESAKQLMQEISLLSRLRHPNIVQYYGSETVDDKLYIYLEYVSGGSIYKLLQEYGQFGELAIRNYTQQILSGLAYLHAKNTVHRDIKGANILVDPNGRVKLADFGMAKHIKGQSCPLSIKGSPYWMAPEVIKNTSGCNLAVDIWSLGCTVLEMATTKPPWSQYEGVAAMFKIGNSKELPKIPDHLSNEGKDFVRRCLQRDPHDRPSASELLEHAFVKCAAPLERPILGPDASDPHPAITQGTKTLGIGQGRNLSILDSDRLAVHSSRALKTNPHGSDIHIPRNISCPVSPIGSPLLRSRSPQHMNGRMSPSPISSPRTASGASTPLTGGNGAIPFSNQLKQSVYFQEGLVSMPKSPNGVYISGSAHNDSNVDIFRGMQMGSHITSELVPSENDILGKQFTRPSHPEPYDFQSVLADRVGRQLLRDHVKINPSLDLNPNSTLLSRGNGL; the protein is encoded by the exons ATGCCTATACGGTGGGCAAATCCGTTCTCAAATTCAAAAGAAACCAAGAAGAAAGCAAGTAAGGAAAGTTTTATTGGCACACTGCATCGGAAATTTAAAACACCATCTGAAGGTAGATTAGGCAGTAGATCTGGAGGTCCCGGTAGACGCTGCAATGACACAATTTCAGAGATGGGGGATCGTTCTCCAGCTGAATCAAGATCTCCTTCGCCTTCCAAAGTGGCAAGATGTCAAAGTTTCGCTGAAAGGCCTCATGCTCAGCCATTACCACTTCCTGGTCTTCACCCTTCAAGTATAGGCCGAGTAGATTCTGAAATTAGCATATCATCAAAATCAAGACTGGAAAAGAGCTCCAAGCCATCATTCCTTCCACTTCCAAGACCTGCATGTATGCGAGGAAGGACAAATCCTTCAGATTTGGATGGAGATATGGTTGCTTCAATCTCCAGTGATGGTTCTGCTGATAGTGATGACCAAACAGAGTCACGCAACCGTAGTCCTTTGGCAACTGACACCGATACTGGGACTAGAACGGCTGCCGAGAGTCCTTCCAG CATGATGCTCAAGGATCAACCATCTGTTGTCTCCCAACTAAATTCAAGAGAAGCCAAAAAACCAGTGAACATTCTAAGTAATCATATGTCTTCAACTTCACCAAAACAGAGGCCTTTAAGGAACCATGTTCCAAATCTGCAAGTTCCCCCTCATGGTGCCTTCTATAGTGCTCCAGACAGTTCCTTGTCAAGCCCATCGAGAAGCCCGTTGAGAGCGTTTGGCACAGATCAGGTGTTGAACTCTGCCTTCTCGGCTGGAAAGCCATACCCTGAGTTCAATTTAGCCGGTTCTGGCCACTGCTCTAGTCCAGGTTCCGGTCACAATTCTGGGCACAATTCAATGGGTGGGGACATGTCAGGACAGTTATTTTGGCAACCAAGCAGGGGTAGCCCTGAGTATTCTCCAGTTCCTAGTCCCAGAATGACTAGTCCTGGTCCTAGCTCTAGAATTCAGAGTGGAGCCGTCACACCTATTCATCCTAGAGCTGGGGGAACACCCACTGAATCACAGACAAGCTGGGCTGATGATGGAAAACAACAGAGTCATCGTTTGCCACTTCCTCCTTTGACAATTACCAATTCCTCGCCTTTCTCTCATTCCAATTCTGCAGCAACTTCTCCATCCATGCCAAGAAGTCCAGCTAGAGCGGAAAATCCAGTGAGCCCTGGCTCACGTTGGAAAAAAGGAAAGCTGATTGGCAGAGGCACATTTGGACATGTCTACGTCGGCTTCAataa TGATAGTGGTGAAATGTGTGCAATGAAGGAGGTTACCCTGTTTTCAGATGATGCCAAGTCTTTAGAGAGCGCTAAACAATTAATGCAG GAAATTTCTTTATTAAGTCGGCTTCGGCATCCAAATATTGTGCAGTATTATGGTTCTGAAACG GTAGATGACAAGCTTTACATATACTTGGAGTATGTATCTGGAGGCTCCATATATAAACTTCTTCAAGAATATGGACAGTTTGGTGAACTAGCTATTCGTAATTATACTCAACAAATTTTGTCAGGGCTTGCTTATCTGCATGCTAAGAATACTGTCCACAG GGACATCAAGGGTGCAAATATACTTGTAGATCCAAACGGCCGGGTCAAGTTGGCAGATTTTGGCATGGCAAAACAT ATAAAAGGGCAATCATGTCCATTGTCAATCAAGGGAAGCCCTTATTGGATGGCTCCTGag GTTATAAAGAACACTAGTGGATGCAACCTTGCTGTGGATATATGGAGTCTTGGATGCACAGTTTTGGAAATGGCTACAACCAAGCCCCCTTGGAGTCAATACGAAGGG GTTGCTGCCATGTTCAAGATAGGTAATAGCAAGGAACTCCCAAAAATCCCAGATCACCTCTCAAATGAAGGAAAAGATTTTGTAAGGAGATGTCTACAACGTGATCCACATGATCGACCTTCAGCCAGTGAATTGTTGGAGCATGCTTTTGTGAAGTGTGCTGCACCTTTAGAAAGACCTATTCTGGGTCCTGACGCATCAGACCCTCATCCTGCAATTACACAGGGAACAAAAACTCTG GGTATTGGACAAGGAAGGAATCTTTCTATCTTGGATTCAGATAGACTTGCTGTCCATTCTTCTAGGGCCTTGAAAACTAATCCTCATGGAag CGACATCCATATTCCAAGAAACATATCTTGCCCTGTCTCTCCCATTGGAAGTCCACTTTTGAGGTCAAGATCACCACAGCACATGAATGGAAGAATGTCACCTTCTCCAATATCTAGTCCACGGACTGCTTCTGGTGCATCAACGCCTCTCACAGGTGGCAACGGTGCCATTCCATTCAGCAACCAATTAAAACAGTCAGTTTACTTTCAAGAGGGTCTTGTAAGCATGCCCAAGTCCCCAAATGGTGTCTACATCAGTGGCTCTGCACATAATGACTCAAATGTTGACATTTTTCGTGGAATGCAAATGGGGTCTCACATTACCTCAGAACTAGTTCCCAGTGAAAATGATATTCTGGGTAAGCAGTTCACAAGGCCATCTCATCCTGAGCCATATGATTTTCAATCAGTCTTGGCGGATCGTGTTGGCCGGCAGCTGCTGCGGGACCACGTGAAGATTAACCCATCCCTTGATCTAAATCCCAACTCCACTTTGCTGAGCCGAGGAAATGGTTTGTAA
- the LOC130948459 gene encoding short-chain dehydrogenase TIC 32, chloroplastic-like, with translation MWLFSSKGPSGFSSYSTAEEVTQGINASGLTAIVTGATSGIGVETTRVLALRGVHVVMGVRNLAAAKDVKESILKEIPSAKVDAMELDLSSLESVKKFASEFNSSALPLNILINNAGIMACPFMLSKDNIELQFATNHLGHFLLTNLLLDTMKKTSHESKKEGRIVNLSSEAHRFTYSEGICFDKINDESSYSSWRAYGQSKLANMLHANELTRRLKEDGANITANSLHPGAITTNLFRHSGVVNGLVNAFGKIVFKNVPQGAATTCYVALHPQVKGVSGKYFADSNLSTPTSQGTDARLAKKLWDFSMKLIK, from the exons ATGTGGCTATTCAGCAGCAAAGGGCCTTCTGGATTCTCCTCTTATTCCACCGCCGAAGAGGTCACCCAAGGCATCAACGCCTCTGGCCTCACTGCCATCGTCACAG GAGCAACCAGTGGAATTGGGGTTGAGACTACACGTGTTCTTGCTCTGCGCGGTGTCCACGTGGTTATGGGGGTCAGAAACTTGGCTGCTGCTAAAGATGTAAAAGAGTCAATTCTTAAAGAGATTCCCTCTGCTAAAGTTGATGCCATGGAGTTGGATCTCAGTTCATTGGAGTCTGTCAAGAAATTTGCATCAGAGTTTAATTCCTCTGCTCTTCCTTTGAACATCCTCAT AAACAATGCCGGAATTATGGCATGCCCCTTCATGCTATCGAAGGACAACATTGAGCTGCAATTTGCCACAAATCACTTAG GTCACTTTCTTTTAACAAATCTTTTGTTGGATACTATGAAGAAGACATCACatgaaagtaagaaagaaggGAGAATTGTTAATCTCTCCTCAGAGGCTCACCGTTTTACATATTCTGAAGGAATTTGTTTTGACAAAATTAATGACGAATCAAG TTACAGCAGCTGGCGTGCATATGGGCAGTCAAAGCTAGCCAACATGTTACATGCTAATGAACTCACAAGACGTCTCAAG GAAGATGGAGCTAACATTACTGCAAATTCTCTTCATCCGGGAGCCATTACCACCAATCTCTTCCGCCATTCGGGTGTAGTGAATG GTCTTGTTAATGCGTTCGGAAAAATTGTGTTTAAAAATGTCCCACAG GGAGCAGCAACAACATGCTATGTAGCATTACACCCACAAGTGAAGGGAGTTAGTGGCAAATACTTCGCTGATAGCAATCTGTCCACACCAACCTCTCAGGGAACTGATGCTCGTTTGGCTAAAAAACTGTGGGACTTCAGCATGAAATTGATTAAGTAG